The DNA window tgctaaattaatttttgttttcagcTCCCCACTTATGTTGTTTATCATTGAATTTTTGCTTCCCCGTGAAAGAAGAGGAGGATTATGAACGATTGGCATTCGACCTTGATAATGCTTCTCCTCTTGAAATAATGGATAAAGCCCTCCAAAGATTTGGCAATGATATTGCTATTGCCTTCAGGTAAGCACTTTTTGTTCCCACAAATTATTTATTCGAATGGTCTTGTTATTGAATATAGCTTAATTTGTGTTGGACTTTGAAGTTCTTGTTCCTGAAAGTTGTAAATTTGAAATGCATTGTTTTGTATTCAAATATAATGGTGCTATCTAGGATTTTAATTGAGGGGCTTTGATCTTGTAGTGGTGCTGAAGATGTTGCTTTGATTGAGTATGCGCATTTGACGGGTCGACCCTTTAGGGTGTTCAGTCTTGACACTGGCAGACTCAACCCAGAAACTTACAGATTATTTGATGCTGTTGAGAAGCATTATGGAATCCACATCGAGTACATGTTCCCGGACGCAGTTGAGGTTCAGGCCCTGGTGAGAAGCAAGGGGCTCTTCTCATTCTATGAGGATGGGCATCAAGAGTGCTGCAGAGTGAGGAAGGTGAGGCCCTTAAGGAGGGCTCTCAAGGGCCTTAAAGCATGGATAACTGGGCAGAGAAAAGATCAGTCACCCGGTACTCGGTCTGAAATACCTGTTGTTCAGGTTGATCCTGTTTTCGAGGGATTGGATGGTGGAATTGGCAGCCTTGTAAAGTGGAACCCTGTTGCAAATGTCAAAGGGCATGACATATGGAACTTCCTTAGGACCATGAATGTGCCTGTTAATTCCTTGCATTCACAAGGGTATATTTCCATTGGCTGTGAGCCGTGCACAAGGGCGGTTTTACCCGGACAGCATGAAAGGGAGGGGAGGTGGTGGTGGGAGGATGCCAAGGCTAAAGAGTGTGGTCTTCACAAAGGAAATTTGAAACAGGATGATGCTGCCCAGCTTAATGGAGTTGCCAATGCAAATGACACTTCCACTGTTGTTGACATTTTCAACACCCCAAATGTGATCAACTTGAGCAGGACTGGAATTGAGAATTTGGTGAAAATGGAGATCCGTAAAGAGCCGTGGCTTCTTGTGCTTTATGCGCCATGGTGCCCCTTCTGCCAGGTAATCAAGAATTCCTCTTATTGAATATTGAATACTGTTACTGAAGATTATTTCTGTTTTGGCTTCTTTGGCTTTAACTTTTCATTGTATAACGGGATGTTTCTACCAAATTGCAACAGGCTATGGAGGAGTCTTATATTGATTTGGCAGAGAAATTATCAGGATCAG is part of the Arachis duranensis cultivar V14167 chromosome 1, aradu.V14167.gnm2.J7QH, whole genome shotgun sequence genome and encodes:
- the LOC107466613 gene encoding 5'-adenylylsulfate reductase 3, chloroplastic, giving the protein MALSLAAAASSSSTAISTSSFPRADSKAPQIGSIRILERPQPRPNGVLNLSQKQRLLKPLNAEPNRNDSIVPLAATIVDSEEDYERLAFDLDNASPLEIMDKALQRFGNDIAIAFSGAEDVALIEYAHLTGRPFRVFSLDTGRLNPETYRLFDAVEKHYGIHIEYMFPDAVEVQALVRSKGLFSFYEDGHQECCRVRKVRPLRRALKGLKAWITGQRKDQSPGTRSEIPVVQVDPVFEGLDGGIGSLVKWNPVANVKGHDIWNFLRTMNVPVNSLHSQGYISIGCEPCTRAVLPGQHEREGRWWWEDAKAKECGLHKGNLKQDDAAQLNGVANANDTSTVVDIFNTPNVINLSRTGIENLVKMEIRKEPWLLVLYAPWCPFCQAMEESYIDLAEKLSGSGVKVGKFNADGDQKAFAKRELQLGSFPTILFFPKYSSRPIKYTSEKRDVDSLMAFVNALR